ATTTAGCCAAAGCGCACGTAAAAGCAGTTGCAAGATTAATTGAAAAGAAGGCTGAAGATAATTTAGAAATTTTTAATTTAGGTACGGGAGTAGGAAACTCCGTGCTTGAAGTCGTGAATACTTTCGAAAGAGTTTCAGGTGAAAAATTAAATTATAAAATTGGTGCAAGAAGAGCCGGCGACGTTGTTTCAATTTATGCAGATACTAAAAAGGCCGGAGACATTCTTGGCTGGAGAACTGAAAGGGACTTAGCAAATGCTCTTTCAACTGCATGGAAGTGGGAGCTCGCTCTCAAAGAAAAAAGAGAAATTAATAAATGAAGAAGCACAATGATAATAGACGATAATTTTTTAGAAAGAGTTTACAGCAGCGATAAGAGGGCAATTGCCAGGGCAATATCAGTTGTTGAAGATGAATCAGAAGGGCGAGAGGAAATCCTACGCAAAATTTATCCTAAAACTGGACGTGCATATAAAATCGGAATCACGGGTCCTCCCGGAGCAGGGAAGTCAACTCTTACAAATGCACTTGTAAAGCTATTAGTATCTCAAGGGTATAAAGTGGGAGTTATTGCAATTGACCCGACAAGTCCCTTTACAGGAGGTGCATTGCTTGGCGACAGAATCCGCATGACAGATATCGGAATGCTGGACGGAGTTTATATCCGTTCCATGGCTACGCGCGGTTCGCTGGGCGGACTAAGTATGAACGTTGTTGAAGCATGCGATGTTCTCGATGCATCAGGTAAGGATTTTATTTTAATTGAAACTGTCGGCGTTGGTCAGTCAGAGCTTGATATTGCAAAGACGGCTGATACCACAATTGTTGTTCTTGTACCCGAATCAGGCGATGCTATTCAGGCAATGAAGGCGGGACTTATGGAGATAGCCGATATATTTGTTTTAAACAAATCAGATAGAGAAGGCGCTGACGGAGTTGCTGCAACTCTAAAAAATATAATTCACTTAAAACCTCCAACGGAAGATAACTGGATTATAAATGTACTGAAGACAGTCGGCAGCTTAAATAAAGGTCTTGAAGAATTATTAGCAGAGATATTAAAACATAAAACTCATCTTGAAGAGTCAGGCTGGCTTAAGAAGAAAAGAATTTCTAATCTTACAAAAAAGATATACGAGTTAGTCCATAACAGACTTGATTACACTTTCTGGAATGATGAAAAAAGAAAAACACTTGCCGATAATCTTGATGAGCTTTACGAAAAGAAACAGGACCCGTATTCATATGTGGATTCTTTGATGAAGTAAATTTGAAATAAATTGAAGTAATTGGAAGTAAATGAAATTATTTCATATCAGTGAAGAGCCCGATATAAAAATTTTCTATCCGAGACCATCTCCGCAGAATTATGACTCTATAAATGGAGATGTTGTTTTTGCAATATCTGATGCAATGCTTCACAATTATCTGCTTCCACGCGATTGTCCCAGGGTTACTTATTATAAAGGACCTGAAACTTCTGAAAGAGATGGAACAAATTTTTTCGGAGACAGTGAAGCGGATTACATAATTAATGTTGAGCAGGATTGGAAGGAAAGAATAGAGAAAGCTGTTCTTTATAAATATGAAATGCCTCCGGAAAATTTTATTCTGCTTGATAAGACTGCAGGATATTGGATTTCATATAAAGAAGTAATTCCGTTATCAGTTATTAAGTTAAGAAATTTACAAATTGAAATAAGTAAAAGGAACGCAGAATTAAGATTTTCAGATAATTTACAGCAAATAGCCGATAATGTGAAGGATTCAAGTTTAAATTTTTCAATTATTCGTCTGAGAAACGCGAAATTATAACCTGTTTTTTACCCTTTAAATGAATTGATTTTCCCTCCCAAAACCTATAACTTTAAGGTTTATTCCGCAAAATTTCAAATATTTATACATAATTAAGGAGTTCATTATATCTAATGGCAGATCATAGAAAAGAGCAAAAGCACTACAATACAGGAGTTATGAATAAATTACGGGACAAGATGCCTGTGATTATCATAATCGTTATCGTTGCATTCTTAGCGACAATCGTTTTTGAATGGGGTATGAACCTTCTTGGCTTAAGAGAGGACAGACAGCTTTTTGCTAAAGTTAACGGAGAGGAGATAACTTATCAGCAGTTTGAGCAGGCAGTCGAGCAGCAGGCAAACCAAATGCGCCAGCAAAACAACGGTAAGGATATCGACGATGCTCAGATGCAGCAGATAAGAGACCAGGTATGGAACGGGTTAATTACCCAAAGTATCACCAGAGATGCATTGAAAAAATATAATATCACCGTTAGTGATAAAGAAATTTTGGACTGGATATATAACAGACCTGACCAGCTTCCTGACCCTATAAAGAAAAATTTTATGGATTCAACGGGAACATTCAACGTCGGCTTCTATCAGCAGGCACTTGGCATGAAAACAAAGGAAGCAACTCAATTCTGGTCACAAGTTGAAAATTACCTTCGCGAAGTTCTTCAATCTGAAAAATTACAGTCAATACTTACAGCAGGAGTACGTGTAACTGAAGCTGATGTATTACAGAAATATAAGGATGATAAAATTTTTGCAAATATATCATATACGGCACTGGATCAGAGTATGGTTACAGATACGAACCTTAATAACCCTTCTATCGAAGAAATGAAGAAATATTATGATGAGCATAAAGATGATTTTAAAGTTGATGAAAGTGTAAAATTTAAATATGTTGTATTTTCAGATGCTGCAACTGCGGAAGATACAGCAGCTACTCAAAAATTACTCGAAGTATTGCTAAAAGATTTTAAGACAGCTGCAATCGAAGATTCAAGTTTAATAAGACTTGTAAACGATAATTCAGTTTCTCCTTATAGTGATGCATTCCAAAAACCAAATTCTTTAGGTCCGGATGCAATGAAGTTTTTATTTTCCGCAAAACCGGGTGATGTTTCAAATATTATTATGGGAAATGACGGATATAAAGTTATGAGACTAATAGACACTAAGGAAGGTGAAGATACATATGTAAATGCTTCACACATCTTGGTTAACTTTGGAACAGATACAGCTGCGGCTAAAAAGAAAGCAGAAGAAATTTATAAAAGAGTTAAAGCAGGCGAGGATATTAATACGCTTGCCCAGCAGTTATCAGATGAGCCGTCAGCTAAGACACAAAAAGGTGATTTAGGATGGTTTGGTAAAGGAGCAATGGTAAAAGAATTTGAAGACGCTTCATTTGCCGCTAAAGACGGAGAAATTGTAGGACCGGTTAAAACTCAGTTCGGTTTCCATATCATTCAGGTAAAAGGAAAGTCTAAAAAAGAATTTAAAGTTGCTGAAATTAAAAAACCTGTTACTGCCGGAGCAAGAACAAAAGATATTGCGAAGAAAAAAGCTGAAGGATTCTATCTTGATGTTGATAAAGGCGGAAACATTGATACACTTGCAAAGCAAATGAATCTTACATGCACAACAACTGCCGATGTATTGAAAGACGGATTTATTCCGGGCGCAGGTCAGAATAAGAAACTTATGAAGCTGGCTTTAGACAGTAAGGCAGGAAAAGTATTTGAGCCGTTAAAAGTACAAGGTGGTTACGGAGTTTATAAGCTAATTGATAAAACTCCCGCAGGTTACAGAAACTTCGACTCAATAAAGACAACTATGGTAAAGCCAAAAGTTGTTGAGAAGAAGAAGTTTGCAGTTCTTAAACAAATGGCAACAGACTTAAGAGCAAAGATTCAGAATAACGATATTAAAAGTTTAAGTACATTAACACCTCCTTCAGTAGTTGAAACAGCAGATAGCGTTTCAGTATCAAAACCGGCTGCGAAAATCGGACAGGATTATGCTGTAACAGATGCAATTTTCTCAATGAAGCAGGGTGAAATTTCTCAGCCTATAAAAGGAACAAGAGGATATTATTTAATTCAGTTGAATACTGTGACGCCATTCAATCAGGAAGATTATTTAAAGGCATACAACGATATAAGAAACAGCCTTCTGATGCAAAAGAAACAGTCAGTGGTTCAGGAATGGCTGCAGAAAATGCAGAACGATGCTGATATAATTGATAACCGTGACAGGTTTTTCAATTAATATTTTTTAATTCATATATTATTAAAAGGCAGGTTACTGAAAAGTATCCTGCCTTTTTTATTTTACATGAACATTCTAAGTGTAAGACTACTATTCATCGTTCATTGATATTGAATTATAATTTTGATAATATAAGCAATGTTAAGGTTCATATTTTTATCACTTACCCTTATATTTCCCTCTATATTATTTTGTCAGAATTCTGCACCTCATATTCCATTTTTCAGTAATATTATTGTATCCGGTTCGCTGAATTATGTTTCATCTGCGACAATTCAGCAGGCACCATATTCTTCCGATTTAATAGAGCGAAATTCTTCTTTAGATGTTTCCGGCGGTTATGGCTACGGATTTTCGGTGAGGACAAAAATATTGAGAAACGATTTATTCTTAGGTATTTCAGCAGAGTTTATAAAAATTCAGGATAATGATGCTGTATTAACTTTGGAGGGCGATACAAGCTTTGCAAGAATAAAACTATCTGAAACAATAACAGCTTATCCTGTTGAATTAACTGCATATTTTAATATTCCATCTTTTCAGCAGAACCTGAATATCTATTTAGGAGGCGGAATTGGCATGTATATGGGGGACAGAATAAGGAAAATACAGAACTTTCAGAGTGAAACTATTTCAAAATCTTTTGGTTTAAGCTTAGTAGTTCTCAGCGGAATTGAATATTATTTTGAAAATAATTTTATGAGTTTTATGGAGTTAAGATTCCGCGACGGTGAGTATGATGTAAAATCGAAGTTTCCCTTAAGCTCAATAAATGTTAACGGAGCAACTTATTCTTTGGATAAAGAAATGAATTCAAAAATTTTTCTGGATGGCTTAAAAATCAGTTTTGGCTTAGGCTACAGATTTTAAAATAAAGAGATGAAATTAATTTACACTGCTATATTTCTTATTTGCACTCAGATTTTCATTACTGTACCTACTAATTCTGAAGAGTACGACAGGCTCCATTATAAAACAGAGAAAGTTATCGTTAAAACTAAATCTGAGTTAAAAATTTCAGAAGCCACCGGAAAAATTTCCACTCAAACAGGAATCCCTTCCTTAGATAAAAAAATTGAAACATATACCATAAATAAAATAGAACCTGTATTCAAACAAAATAACGGCGATGCTGAATTATTTGAAAAACTGGGTATGGGCAGAGTTTATATTTTCTATTTTGATACATATAATTCCAAAACAGTTGAAAGCGCAGTTAAAGATTTTTCATCGGATAACTCAGTTGAATATTCCGAACCTGCATTCATTGGTGAGGCTGCCGGGAAAAAAGAGTTCAATTTATCTTTCATTCCAAATGATGAGATGTTTTCAAAGCAGTGGTATTTAAACAATGAAGGGCAGATAGCACCTACAGGCAGAGGAAATGCAAAGATAGGCGCTGATATTAACATGATAAATGCCTGGGATATAGAAAAAGGAAGCGATAAAATTATTGTAGCAATTTTAGATTCAGGAATTAAAGATGACCATCCCGATTTAAGAGCAAGAATGTGGGTGAATACGGAAGAAATTCCGGATAATGGAATTGATGATGACGGGAACGGATATGTAGATGATTATAAAGGCTGGGATTTTGCCTATGACGATAACACTCCTACTGACGGTTTCGGGCATGGTACAAACATAGCATCAGTTATAGGATGTTCTACCAATAATGTAATAGGATTTGCAGGAATAAATCTGAAATGCAAACTTATGAACTGCAAAAATCTTAGCTCAAATAATAACGGTGAATATATCTGGTGGGCACAATCAATCAAGTATGCAGTTGATAACGGCGCAAAGATAATTAACATGAGTGAAGGCGGTTCTGATTTTTCAAAGACATTAAAGACTGCGGTTGATTACGCAATCGAAAAAGACGTTCTTCTTTGCGCAGCTATGATGAATAAAGGTGATGACCAG
This genomic interval from Bacteroidota bacterium contains the following:
- a CDS encoding S8 family serine peptidase produces the protein MKLIYTAIFLICTQIFITVPTNSEEYDRLHYKTEKVIVKTKSELKISEATGKISTQTGIPSLDKKIETYTINKIEPVFKQNNGDAELFEKLGMGRVYIFYFDTYNSKTVESAVKDFSSDNSVEYSEPAFIGEAAGKKEFNLSFIPNDEMFSKQWYLNNEGQIAPTGRGNAKIGADINMINAWDIEKGSDKIIVAILDSGIKDDHPDLRARMWVNTEEIPDNGIDDDGNGYVDDYKGWDFAYDDNTPTDGFGHGTNIASVIGCSTNNVIGFAGINLKCKLMNCKNLSSNNNGEYIWWAQSIKYAVDNGAKIINMSEGGSDFSKTLKTAVDYAIEKDVLLCAAMMNKGDDQDYYPASFKGVFAIGATDTDDNRCLRFTWGGGSCWGKHISVVAPGNKIYGLDYENVNSYESMWSGTSQSTAIVSGIASLLLSQKSSRTMDELKKIITATAKDQVGDPREDKPGWDKYYGYGRVDCYAALTYGYMPVQTKKKDDEIKVTDEDDQNLSNGKKNDIVPKAKRVQKKDETEQPRESNADTPEPSKGRNP
- a CDS encoding peptidylprolyl isomerase, whose product is MADHRKEQKHYNTGVMNKLRDKMPVIIIIVIVAFLATIVFEWGMNLLGLREDRQLFAKVNGEEITYQQFEQAVEQQANQMRQQNNGKDIDDAQMQQIRDQVWNGLITQSITRDALKKYNITVSDKEILDWIYNRPDQLPDPIKKNFMDSTGTFNVGFYQQALGMKTKEATQFWSQVENYLREVLQSEKLQSILTAGVRVTEADVLQKYKDDKIFANISYTALDQSMVTDTNLNNPSIEEMKKYYDEHKDDFKVDESVKFKYVVFSDAATAEDTAATQKLLEVLLKDFKTAAIEDSSLIRLVNDNSVSPYSDAFQKPNSLGPDAMKFLFSAKPGDVSNIIMGNDGYKVMRLIDTKEGEDTYVNASHILVNFGTDTAAAKKKAEEIYKRVKAGEDINTLAQQLSDEPSAKTQKGDLGWFGKGAMVKEFEDASFAAKDGEIVGPVKTQFGFHIIQVKGKSKKEFKVAEIKKPVTAGARTKDIAKKKAEGFYLDVDKGGNIDTLAKQMNLTCTTTADVLKDGFIPGAGQNKKLMKLALDSKAGKVFEPLKVQGGYGVYKLIDKTPAGYRNFDSIKTTMVKPKVVEKKKFAVLKQMATDLRAKIQNNDIKSLSTLTPPSVVETADSVSVSKPAAKIGQDYAVTDAIFSMKQGEISQPIKGTRGYYLIQLNTVTPFNQEDYLKAYNDIRNSLLMQKKQSVVQEWLQKMQNDADIIDNRDRFFN
- the meaB gene encoding methylmalonyl Co-A mutase-associated GTPase MeaB, producing the protein MIIDDNFLERVYSSDKRAIARAISVVEDESEGREEILRKIYPKTGRAYKIGITGPPGAGKSTLTNALVKLLVSQGYKVGVIAIDPTSPFTGGALLGDRIRMTDIGMLDGVYIRSMATRGSLGGLSMNVVEACDVLDASGKDFILIETVGVGQSELDIAKTADTTIVVLVPESGDAIQAMKAGLMEIADIFVLNKSDREGADGVAATLKNIIHLKPPTEDNWIINVLKTVGSLNKGLEELLAEILKHKTHLEESGWLKKKRISNLTKKIYELVHNRLDYTFWNDEKRKTLADNLDELYEKKQDPYSYVDSLMK
- a CDS encoding outer membrane beta-barrel protein, producing MLRFIFLSLTLIFPSILFCQNSAPHIPFFSNIIVSGSLNYVSSATIQQAPYSSDLIERNSSLDVSGGYGYGFSVRTKILRNDLFLGISAEFIKIQDNDAVLTLEGDTSFARIKLSETITAYPVELTAYFNIPSFQQNLNIYLGGGIGMYMGDRIRKIQNFQSETISKSFGLSLVVLSGIEYYFENNFMSFMELRFRDGEYDVKSKFPLSSINVNGATYSLDKEMNSKIFLDGLKISFGLGYRF